The following are encoded in a window of Nakamurella sp. A5-74 genomic DNA:
- the nirD gene encoding nitrite reductase small subunit NirD, with translation MTAAGSWVRVCPVDALTMERGAAALVDGIQIALFRLADGNVHAVQHRDPFSGANVLARGIVGSRQGEPTVASPMYKQVFSLRTGRCLDRAGREPVPGDDGNLVVHAVQVRHGAVHVGPAVSGPAVSGPEASGPAASGLPADDQVVVLT, from the coding sequence ATGACCGCCGCCGGCAGCTGGGTGCGAGTGTGTCCGGTGGACGCCCTGACCATGGAACGCGGAGCGGCGGCGCTCGTCGACGGTATCCAGATCGCCCTCTTCCGGCTGGCGGACGGGAACGTCCATGCCGTCCAGCACCGCGACCCGTTCAGCGGAGCGAACGTGCTGGCCCGCGGCATCGTCGGCAGTCGGCAGGGGGAACCGACGGTGGCCTCGCCGATGTACAAGCAGGTCTTCTCGTTACGGACGGGTCGGTGTCTGGACCGGGCCGGCCGGGAGCCGGTGCCGGGTGACGACGGGAACCTCGTCGTCCATGCGGTGCAGGTGCGGCACGGCGCCGTGCACGTCGGTCCCGCGGTGAGCGGTCCTGCGGTGAGCGGTCCTGAGGCGAGCGGTCCTGCGGCGAGCGGTCTGCCGGCGGACGACCAGGTGGTGGTCCTGACGTGA
- the cobA gene encoding uroporphyrinogen-III C-methyltransferase, whose protein sequence is MTTLLGIDLRGRPVLVTGGGPVAARRVTAMVRAGALVRVVSPWMCEDILDLHAEHPDAVQLHHREVAESDVDDVWLVHGATGDPATNLQLAGWATERRVFCTNGGAADRGTARTPAVTRSGEVVIGVVSGGDTAGSSHADPRRATVLRDRIADLLAEGELDLRRHRPGAGRVVLVGGGPGAEDLMTVRGRRALAEADVVVTDRLGPSSLVQRLRPGVEVIDVGKAPDHHPVPQQRINEILVEHARRGRVVVRLKGGDPFVFGRGGEEVIACREAGVEVSVVPGISSALAAPALAGIPITQRGLSTSFHVTTGHGGLDPAATAVVGLPGSVLVVLMGVSALGLIAEQAAAAGAPADTPIAVVENGSTPQQRIVRGTLGTIRAIARQRAIAAPAVIVIGAVAAPDVLGPSPETAAG, encoded by the coding sequence GTGACCACCCTGCTCGGCATCGACCTGCGCGGACGCCCGGTGCTCGTCACCGGCGGTGGACCGGTGGCGGCCAGGCGCGTCACGGCGATGGTCCGGGCCGGGGCACTGGTCAGGGTGGTCTCGCCGTGGATGTGTGAGGACATCCTCGACCTGCATGCGGAACATCCCGACGCCGTGCAGTTGCACCACCGCGAGGTCGCCGAGTCCGATGTGGATGACGTCTGGTTGGTGCACGGCGCCACCGGTGACCCGGCGACCAACCTGCAGCTGGCCGGCTGGGCGACCGAGCGCCGGGTGTTCTGCACCAATGGTGGAGCGGCTGACCGCGGTACGGCCAGGACGCCTGCCGTCACCCGGTCGGGGGAGGTGGTCATCGGGGTGGTGTCGGGCGGCGACACGGCAGGTTCCTCGCACGCCGATCCGCGTCGGGCCACCGTGCTGCGCGACCGGATCGCCGACCTGCTCGCCGAGGGCGAACTCGACCTGCGACGTCATCGTCCGGGAGCCGGTCGGGTGGTGCTGGTCGGCGGCGGTCCCGGGGCCGAGGACCTGATGACGGTGCGCGGTCGCCGTGCCCTTGCCGAGGCCGATGTGGTGGTCACCGACCGACTCGGGCCGTCCTCGCTGGTGCAGCGACTGCGTCCTGGGGTCGAGGTGATCGACGTGGGGAAGGCCCCGGACCACCATCCGGTCCCGCAGCAGCGGATCAACGAGATCCTCGTCGAACACGCCCGACGCGGTCGGGTGGTGGTGCGGCTGAAGGGCGGTGACCCGTTCGTCTTCGGCCGCGGCGGCGAGGAGGTCATCGCGTGCCGGGAGGCCGGGGTCGAGGTCTCGGTGGTCCCCGGGATCAGCAGCGCGCTCGCTGCTCCGGCACTGGCCGGCATCCCGATCACCCAGCGGGGTCTGTCGACCTCGTTCCACGTCACGACCGGACACGGCGGCCTCGACCCGGCGGCCACGGCCGTCGTCGGCCTGCCGGGATCGGTGTTGGTCGTGCTGATGGGAGTGTCCGCGCTGGGTCTGATCGCCGAGCAGGCGGCCGCTGCCGGTGCGCCCGCCGACACCCCGATCGCGGTGGTGGAGAACGGGTCGACACCGCAGCAGCGGATCGTCCGCGGCACCCTGGGCACCATCCGGGCGATCGCGCGACAGCGGGCGATCGCTGCCCCGGCGGTCATCGTCATCGGTGCGGTCGCCGCGCCGGACGTGCTCGGTCCGTCACCGGAAACGGCGGCCGGGTGA
- a CDS encoding uroporphyrinogen-III synthase: MAGCTVLLTGERRASELAAALSRRGANIRHAPALTMIPSPDDEALIARTRELIAAPPDVLVVSTGIGFRAWVEAADVHGLAERLIVALGGVRLIARGPKARGALQAAGLHADWVAESETSAEVAEVLLSEGVDGSRIALQHHGAGADGLDEVFRAAGAEVMALEVYRWGPPPDPALLQESVLDAADGRIDAVVFTSAPGAEAWLSAAECAGVADLLVDRAQRGLLVTAAVGPVTAKPLQRRGIDPLQPERSRLGALVRVMIAHYEQAGAVALRTAAGALQLRARMAVLDGRVLALSPSGLLVLRLLAQAQGDVVPRADILQALPGDSQDPHAAEVAIARLREAAGERGLVRTVVKRGYRLVLAE; encoded by the coding sequence ATGGCCGGCTGCACCGTCCTGCTCACGGGGGAGCGGCGGGCGTCCGAGCTGGCTGCTGCGCTGTCCAGGCGCGGGGCGAACATCCGTCATGCGCCTGCGCTGACGATGATCCCGTCGCCCGACGACGAGGCCCTGATCGCGCGCACCCGGGAGCTGATCGCCGCGCCGCCCGACGTCCTGGTGGTCTCGACCGGTATCGGCTTCCGCGCCTGGGTGGAGGCGGCCGACGTCCACGGGCTCGCGGAACGCCTCATCGTCGCGCTCGGCGGAGTCCGGCTCATCGCGCGCGGACCGAAGGCCCGCGGTGCGCTGCAGGCCGCGGGTCTGCATGCCGACTGGGTGGCCGAGTCCGAGACGTCCGCCGAGGTCGCCGAGGTGTTGCTGTCGGAGGGCGTCGACGGCAGCAGGATCGCACTGCAGCACCACGGTGCCGGCGCGGACGGGTTGGACGAGGTGTTCCGGGCCGCCGGCGCCGAGGTGATGGCACTGGAGGTCTACCGGTGGGGCCCACCGCCCGATCCCGCGTTGCTGCAGGAGTCGGTCCTGGACGCGGCGGACGGTCGGATCGACGCCGTCGTGTTCACCTCCGCCCCCGGGGCGGAGGCGTGGCTGTCGGCCGCGGAGTGTGCCGGGGTGGCGGACCTACTCGTCGACCGGGCCCAGCGTGGTCTGCTGGTGACCGCCGCGGTCGGACCGGTGACGGCGAAACCGTTGCAGCGCCGCGGTATCGACCCGCTGCAGCCCGAGCGGAGCCGGCTCGGTGCGCTGGTCAGGGTGATGATCGCGCACTACGAACAGGCGGGCGCCGTCGCCCTGCGGACCGCAGCGGGTGCGCTGCAGCTGCGAGCCAGGATGGCCGTGCTCGACGGGCGGGTCCTGGCGCTGTCACCGAGCGGTCTGCTGGTACTCAGGTTGCTGGCCCAGGCGCAGGGGGACGTGGTGCCGCGGGCCGACATCCTGCAGGCGCTGCCCGGTGACTCGCAGGACCCGCACGCCGCCGAAGTGGCCATCGCTCGGCTCCGTGAGGCCGCAGGCGAGCGTGGGCTGGTGCGGACGGTGGTCAAACGGGGCTATCGACTGGTGCTGGCGGAATGA
- a CDS encoding CbiX/SirB N-terminal domain-containing protein translates to MTAGVSRVDARAPAGAQPGGAELDGRFRLGRTRGPLPVLIGCSHGTADPEGRAAIRALLQQVRLAAATLGCAEIDVVESFVDVQHPQIGEVVASVLHTAAAGAVVVPLLLSGGFHVHVDIAAAVGGTGMRAVASRPLGPDPRLVQILLERIKEAGVDEARAVVIAAAGSSDPRAGRDVEAVAAALAQQRSGPVSVGYGAMAPPTVDEAVDAAGPLAAAASYLLAPGHFHGRVRAAGAAVVTRPLAPHPLLAEIVLDRYAAAVLRGRRS, encoded by the coding sequence ATGACGGCGGGCGTCAGCCGGGTCGACGCGCGCGCACCGGCCGGGGCGCAGCCGGGCGGTGCAGAGCTGGACGGCCGTTTCCGGCTCGGTCGCACGCGCGGACCGTTGCCCGTGCTCATCGGCTGCTCGCACGGGACCGCTGATCCCGAGGGACGGGCCGCGATCCGCGCTCTGTTGCAGCAGGTGAGGCTCGCCGCGGCGACGCTGGGGTGCGCTGAGATCGACGTCGTCGAGTCCTTCGTCGACGTGCAGCACCCGCAGATCGGCGAGGTCGTTGCGAGCGTCCTGCACACGGCGGCCGCCGGCGCCGTGGTGGTGCCGTTGCTGCTGTCGGGTGGCTTCCACGTCCACGTCGACATCGCCGCGGCGGTTGGTGGCACCGGGATGCGTGCCGTGGCCTCCCGGCCGCTCGGCCCCGACCCGCGGCTCGTCCAGATCCTGCTCGAACGCATCAAGGAGGCCGGTGTCGACGAAGCGAGGGCGGTGGTGATCGCGGCCGCCGGATCGTCCGATCCGCGCGCCGGACGGGACGTCGAGGCGGTCGCAGCCGCGCTCGCGCAGCAGAGATCGGGCCCGGTCAGCGTCGGGTACGGCGCAATGGCCCCCCCGACCGTCGACGAGGCCGTCGACGCTGCAGGACCTCTCGCTGCCGCGGCCAGCTACCTGTTGGCGCCGGGGCACTTCCACGGCCGCGTCCGGGCAGCGGGAGCCGCCGTCGTGACCCGGCCGCTGGCGCCGCACCCGTTGCTGGCCGAGATCGTGCTCGACCGCTACGCGGCAGCGGTGCTGCGCGGCCGCCGCTCCTAG
- a CDS encoding pseudouridine synthase → MPSRSPLPPRFGLDAARIRTPQQGHWATVREWLHWKLTRVPDEDVDAALAAGEYVDDDGRPLTQDTAFVPEQRIWFHRELPVEVDVPFDIPVLYRDERIVVVDKPHFLATIPRGQHIRQTVVVRLRRELDLPELSPVHRLDRATAGVLLLTTEQQWRGPYQNIFRDRLARKNYHAIAGFRDDLELPREVRSHIAKDRGTIQAYEVQGAEPNAVTRIELLDRQGAQALYRLEPTTGRTHQLRVHLASLGIPIVGDALYPELLEVAPDDFSAPLQLLAQRLAFRDPITGADREFLSERELVGAPRFGRPGDDG, encoded by the coding sequence GTGCCCTCACGATCCCCGCTGCCACCCCGGTTCGGGTTGGACGCTGCTCGGATCCGCACGCCGCAGCAGGGTCACTGGGCCACCGTGCGGGAATGGCTGCACTGGAAGCTGACCCGGGTACCGGACGAGGACGTCGATGCGGCGCTGGCCGCGGGGGAGTACGTCGACGACGACGGTCGGCCGCTCACGCAGGACACCGCATTCGTGCCAGAGCAGCGCATCTGGTTCCACCGGGAGCTGCCGGTCGAGGTGGACGTCCCGTTCGACATTCCGGTGCTGTACCGGGACGAGCGGATCGTGGTGGTGGACAAGCCGCACTTCCTGGCCACCATCCCGCGCGGTCAGCACATCCGCCAGACCGTCGTCGTGCGGCTCCGTCGTGAGCTCGACCTTCCCGAGCTGTCGCCGGTGCACCGCCTGGACCGCGCCACCGCGGGGGTGCTGCTGCTGACCACCGAGCAGCAGTGGCGTGGGCCATATCAGAACATCTTCCGCGATCGGTTGGCGCGCAAGAACTATCACGCGATCGCCGGCTTCCGGGACGACCTGGAGCTGCCGCGCGAGGTGCGCAGCCACATCGCCAAGGACCGCGGCACGATCCAGGCGTACGAGGTGCAGGGCGCCGAGCCCAATGCCGTCACCCGGATCGAGCTGCTGGACCGCCAGGGTGCGCAGGCGCTCTACCGGCTCGAACCCACCACCGGCCGCACCCACCAGTTGCGGGTGCACCTCGCGTCGCTGGGCATCCCGATCGTCGGGGACGCGCTGTATCCCGAACTGCTCGAGGTGGCTCCCGACGACTTCTCCGCGCCGCTGCAACTGCTCGCCCAGCGACTCGCCTTCCGCGACCCGATCACCGGAGCGGACCGGGAGTTCCTCAGCGAGCGGGAGCTGGTGGGTGCTCCCCGATTTGGGCGGCCGGGGGATGACGGGTAG
- the rplN gene encoding 50S ribosomal protein L14: protein MIQQESRLRVADNSGAKELLCIRVLGGSGRRYAGIGDKIIATVKDAQPGAAVKKGDVVTAVIVRTVKEKRRPDGSYIKFDENAAVLIKGDGDPRGTRIFGPVGRELRDARYMKIISLANEVL, encoded by the coding sequence GTGATTCAGCAAGAGTCGCGTCTCCGGGTTGCCGACAACAGCGGCGCCAAGGAGCTCCTGTGCATCCGCGTACTGGGCGGCTCCGGCCGCCGCTACGCGGGCATCGGCGACAAGATCATCGCCACCGTCAAGGACGCGCAGCCCGGTGCCGCCGTCAAGAAGGGCGACGTCGTCACCGCCGTCATCGTCCGCACCGTCAAGGAGAAGCGTCGTCCGGACGGCAGCTACATCAAGTTCGACGAGAACGCCGCCGTGCTCATCAAGGGTGACGGCGATCCCCGCGGGACCCGCATCTTCGGGCCGGTCGGCCGCGAGCTGCGCGACGCCCGCTACATGAAGATCATCTCTCTCGCGAACGAGGTGTTGTGA
- the rplX gene encoding 50S ribosomal protein L24, with protein MKVRKGDTVLIIAGKDKGAKGKVIQAYPETGKVLVEGVNRIKKHTKVSTTERGAKSGGIVTQEAAIQASNVMVVDGDNKPTRIGKRTDSEGRRVRVSRRSGKDI; from the coding sequence ATGAAGGTACGCAAGGGCGACACCGTCCTCATCATCGCCGGCAAGGACAAGGGTGCGAAGGGCAAGGTCATCCAGGCCTACCCCGAGACCGGCAAGGTCCTCGTCGAGGGTGTCAACCGGATCAAGAAGCACACCAAGGTCTCCACGACCGAGCGTGGTGCCAAGTCCGGCGGCATCGTCACCCAGGAAGCCGCGATCCAGGCCTCCAACGTGATGGTGGTCGACGGCGACAACAAGCCGACGCGCATCGGTAAGCGCACCGACTCCGAAGGACGCCGCGTCCGCGTGTCGCGTCGTTCCGGCAAGGACATCTGA
- the rplE gene encoding 50S ribosomal protein L5 — protein MTSATEDRVVPRLKTRYLDEIKPALQSEFSFSNVMLIPGLVKVVVNMGVGEAARDAKLIEGAVRDLATITGQKPEVKKARKSIAQFKLREGMPIGAKVTLRNDRMWEFLDRLVSIALPRIRDFRGLSDRQFDGNGNYTFGLNEQSMFHEIDIDRIDRPRGMDITVVTTANNDDEGRALLRHLGFPFKEN, from the coding sequence ATGACCAGTGCAACCGAGGACCGGGTCGTCCCCCGGCTCAAGACCCGCTACCTGGACGAGATCAAGCCTGCGCTGCAGAGCGAGTTCTCCTTCTCCAACGTCATGCTGATCCCCGGCCTGGTCAAGGTCGTCGTCAACATGGGTGTCGGCGAGGCAGCCCGCGACGCGAAGCTGATCGAGGGCGCCGTGCGCGACCTCGCGACGATCACCGGCCAGAAGCCCGAGGTCAAGAAGGCCCGCAAGTCGATCGCCCAGTTCAAGCTGCGCGAGGGCATGCCGATCGGCGCCAAGGTCACCCTGCGCAACGACCGGATGTGGGAGTTCCTCGATCGGCTGGTGTCGATCGCGCTGCCCCGTATCCGCGACTTCCGCGGCCTGTCCGACCGTCAGTTCGACGGCAACGGCAACTACACCTTCGGTCTCAACGAGCAGTCGATGTTCCACGAGATCGACATCGACCGGATCGATCGTCCGCGCGGTATGGACATCACCGTCGTGACCACGGCCAACAACGACGACGAGGGTCGGGCGCTCCTGCGGCACCTGGGCTTCCCCTTCAAGGAGAACTGA
- a CDS encoding type Z 30S ribosomal protein S14: MAKTALINKAKRKPKFAVRGYTRCNRCGRPHSVYRKFGLCRICLREMAHNGELPGVTKSSW; encoded by the coding sequence ATGGCGAAGACTGCTCTGATCAACAAGGCCAAGCGCAAGCCGAAGTTCGCGGTGCGCGGCTACACCCGCTGCAACCGCTGCGGCCGGCCGCACTCGGTGTACCGCAAGTTCGGCCTGTGCCGGATCTGCCTGCGCGAGATGGCGCACAACGGCGAACTGCCGGGCGTCACCAAGTCCTCCTGGTAA
- the rpsH gene encoding 30S ribosomal protein S8, with translation MTMTDPIADFLTRIRNANSAFHEQVAMPFSKLKGNIADILVKEGYIASWTTVDATVGKSLVIDLKYGPSRERSIAGVTRVSKPGLRIYAKSTELPKVLGGLGIAIISTSTGLLTDRQAARQKVGGEVLAYVW, from the coding sequence ATGACGATGACCGATCCGATCGCGGACTTCCTGACCCGCATCCGGAACGCGAACTCCGCCTTCCACGAGCAGGTGGCGATGCCGTTCTCCAAGCTCAAGGGGAACATCGCCGACATCCTCGTCAAGGAGGGCTACATCGCCTCCTGGACCACCGTCGACGCCACCGTGGGCAAGTCCCTGGTGATCGACCTCAAGTACGGCCCCAGCCGCGAGCGCTCCATCGCGGGCGTCACGCGCGTCAGCAAGCCCGGTCTGCGTATCTACGCGAAGTCGACCGAGCTGCCCAAGGTCCTCGGTGGCCTGGGTATCGCCATCATCTCCACCTCCACCGGCCTGCTGACCGACCGTCAGGCTGCCCGACAGAAGGTGGGCGGGGAAGTCCTCGCCTACGTCTGGTAA
- the rplF gene encoding 50S ribosomal protein L6, with protein MSRIGKQPISVPTGVDVTIHGSRVTVKGPKGTLEHTVVEPIQVANEDGVVLVTRPNDEREARARHGLTRSLVNNMVVGVTEGYSKTLEIVGVGYRVQARGSDLEFALGYSHPVPVPAPAGISFVVESPIKFRVEGIDKQLVGEVAANIRKLRRPDPYKGKGVRYSGEQIRRKVGKTGK; from the coding sequence ATGTCGCGAATCGGAAAACAGCCGATCTCGGTACCCACCGGGGTCGACGTGACCATCCACGGCTCGCGCGTCACGGTCAAGGGGCCCAAGGGCACCCTCGAGCACACCGTTGTCGAGCCGATCCAGGTGGCGAACGAGGACGGCGTGGTCCTGGTGACCCGTCCCAACGACGAGCGTGAAGCGCGGGCCCGCCACGGCCTGACCCGCAGCCTCGTCAACAACATGGTCGTCGGCGTCACCGAGGGGTACTCCAAGACCCTCGAGATCGTCGGCGTCGGCTACCGCGTGCAGGCCAGGGGCAGCGACCTCGAGTTCGCCCTCGGTTACTCGCACCCGGTGCCGGTCCCCGCTCCGGCCGGGATCTCTTTCGTCGTCGAGTCCCCGATCAAGTTCCGCGTCGAGGGCATCGACAAGCAGCTGGTCGGAGAGGTCGCCGCAAACATCCGCAAGCTGCGTCGCCCTGATCCGTACAAGGGCAAGGGCGTCCGGTACTCGGGCGAGCAGATCCGCCGCAAGGTCGGAAAGACGGGTAAGTGA
- the rplR gene encoding 50S ribosomal protein L18 produces the protein MTKNISQQRAQSRTRRHFRLRKKVVGSAARPRLVVTRSARHIGVQVVDDTLGRTLAAASTLEADLRGHDGDKTAKARKVGELIAERAKAAGVDAVVFDRSGDKYHGRIAALADGARGAGLEF, from the coding sequence ATGACGAAGAACATCTCCCAGCAGCGGGCCCAGTCCCGTACGCGACGGCATTTCCGACTGCGCAAGAAGGTCGTCGGCAGCGCCGCACGGCCGCGCCTGGTCGTCACCCGCTCTGCGCGCCACATCGGCGTGCAGGTGGTGGACGATACGCTCGGCCGTACCCTGGCTGCGGCGTCGACCCTCGAGGCCGACCTGCGCGGCCACGACGGCGACAAGACGGCCAAGGCCCGCAAGGTCGGCGAGCTGATCGCCGAGCGCGCCAAGGCTGCCGGTGTCGACGCGGTCGTGTTCGACCGCTCCGGCGACAAGTACCACGGCCGCATCGCGGCTCTGGCTGATGGCGCCCGTGGCGCCGGGCTGGAGTTCTGA
- the rpsE gene encoding 30S ribosomal protein S5 has translation MPGPARRDARGGTTDAAAAGGSSDRRDNRRGGRDNRRDAPPEKSPFIERIVVTNRVSKVVQGGRRFSFTALVVVGDGDGQVGVGYGKAKEIPAAISKGVEEAKKSMFRVPRIAGTIPHRVQGEAAAGVVLLRPASPGTGVIAGGPVRAVLEAAGIHDILSKSLGSDNPINIVHATVAALKMLQRPEEVAARRGLPIEDVAPAAMLRARAGQGV, from the coding sequence ATGCCCGGACCCGCACGTCGCGACGCTCGCGGCGGCACCACCGACGCCGCTGCCGCCGGCGGTTCGTCGGATCGTCGCGACAACCGTCGCGGTGGCCGCGACAACCGTCGTGATGCCCCGCCGGAGAAGAGCCCCTTCATCGAGCGGATCGTCGTGACGAACCGCGTCTCCAAGGTCGTCCAGGGTGGACGCCGCTTCTCCTTCACCGCTCTGGTGGTCGTCGGCGACGGCGACGGACAGGTCGGCGTCGGCTACGGCAAGGCCAAGGAGATCCCCGCCGCCATCTCCAAGGGTGTCGAGGAAGCCAAGAAATCCATGTTCCGGGTTCCCCGGATCGCCGGCACGATTCCGCACCGTGTCCAGGGAGAGGCTGCAGCCGGCGTCGTCCTGCTGCGTCCGGCCAGCCCCGGTACCGGTGTGATCGCCGGTGGTCCCGTCCGCGCCGTCCTGGAAGCCGCCGGCATCCACGACATCCTGAGCAAGTCGCTCGGTTCGGACAACCCGATCAACATCGTGCACGCCACCGTCGCTGCGCTGAAGATGCTGCAGCGGCCGGAAGAGGTCGCGGCCCGCCGTGGTCTCCCGATCGAGGACGTCGCGCCGGCAGCCATGCTGCGGGCTCGCGCCGGCCAAGGAGTCTGA
- the rpmD gene encoding 50S ribosomal protein L30, with the protein MPQIKVTLTKSTIGAKPNARESVRSLGLKRLHHSVVVEDSPIVRGYLKTAPHLVTVEEVKD; encoded by the coding sequence ATGCCCCAGATCAAGGTGACGCTGACCAAGTCGACGATCGGCGCCAAGCCCAATGCCCGTGAATCCGTCCGCTCGTTGGGCCTCAAGCGACTGCACCACAGTGTGGTCGTCGAGGACTCGCCGATCGTCCGGGGTTACCTCAAGACCGCACCGCACCTGGTGACGGTCGAAGAAGTGAAGGACTGA
- the rplO gene encoding 50S ribosomal protein L15, which yields MTIKVHHLRPAPGAKTAKTRVGRGEGSKGKTAGRGTKGTGARKNVRAGFEGGQLPLHMRLPKLKGFKNRFRVSYQVVNLGQLAKLFPQGGTFGVDELVAAGAVRDNQLVKVLGDGDLAGVTLNITAHAFSASAAEKLSAAGGTATTL from the coding sequence ATGACGATCAAGGTGCATCACCTGCGCCCTGCTCCCGGAGCCAAGACCGCCAAGACCCGGGTCGGCCGTGGTGAGGGTTCCAAGGGCAAGACCGCCGGCCGCGGTACCAAGGGCACCGGTGCTCGCAAGAACGTGCGTGCCGGGTTCGAGGGTGGCCAGCTGCCGCTGCACATGCGGCTGCCGAAGCTCAAGGGCTTCAAGAACCGTTTCCGGGTCAGCTACCAGGTCGTGAACCTGGGCCAGCTCGCGAAGCTCTTCCCGCAGGGCGGCACGTTCGGTGTCGACGAGCTCGTGGCAGCCGGTGCCGTTCGCGACAACCAGCTGGTCAAGGTGCTCGGCGACGGCGACCTCGCCGGCGTCACGCTGAACATCACCGCGCACGCCTTCTCCGCCTCCGCGGCGGAGAAGCTGTCCGCTGCCGGCGGAACTGCCACCACCCTGTAA
- the secY gene encoding preprotein translocase subunit SecY, with product MLKAFVSALKTPDLRKKILFTLGLVAIYRLGATIPAPGVDFTAVDYCRGILDNKTNDVFTLLNLFSGGALLQLSVFALGIMPYITASIIVQLLGVVIPRFEELKKQGQPGQAKLTQYTRYLTIGLGILQSTAYIALARNGSLFNGCDRADEIINGGSFTLIVMVLTMTAGTAMIMWMGELITDRGIGNGMSILIFTSIAARIPAEGQNILANQGGLVFGVVCVIALGIIAVVVYVEQAQRRIPVQYAKRMVGRKMYGGTSTYLPLKVNQAGVIPVIFATSLLYIPTLLINLMGVTYDPQTNQATGGGWKQWVSFYVISPSSWVHILLYFAMIIFFTYFYVGITFNPTERADDLKKYGGFIPGIRPGRPTAEYLQFVLSRITFPGSIYLGIVAILPNLFLELTDQGNNQNFPFGGTAVLIMVGVGLDTVKQIESQLMQRNYEGFLK from the coding sequence TTGCTCAAGGCATTCGTCTCGGCGCTGAAGACGCCCGATCTTCGGAAGAAGATCCTCTTCACGCTGGGCCTGGTCGCGATCTATCGTCTGGGCGCCACCATCCCGGCGCCCGGTGTCGACTTCACGGCGGTGGACTACTGCCGCGGGATCCTGGACAACAAGACCAACGACGTCTTCACGCTGCTCAACCTGTTCTCCGGTGGGGCGCTGCTGCAGCTCTCGGTCTTCGCGCTCGGCATCATGCCGTACATCACCGCGTCGATCATCGTCCAGCTGCTGGGCGTGGTGATCCCGCGGTTCGAGGAGCTCAAGAAGCAGGGCCAGCCCGGCCAGGCCAAGCTGACGCAGTACACCCGGTACCTGACCATCGGTCTGGGCATCCTGCAGTCGACCGCCTACATCGCCCTGGCCCGCAACGGCAGCCTGTTCAACGGCTGCGACCGTGCGGACGAGATCATCAACGGCGGCTCGTTCACCCTCATCGTGATGGTGCTGACGATGACGGCCGGCACCGCGATGATCATGTGGATGGGCGAGCTGATCACCGATCGCGGCATCGGCAACGGCATGTCGATCCTCATCTTCACCTCGATCGCCGCGCGCATCCCGGCCGAGGGCCAGAACATCCTGGCCAACCAGGGCGGTCTCGTCTTCGGCGTGGTCTGTGTGATCGCGCTGGGCATCATTGCGGTGGTCGTCTACGTCGAGCAGGCGCAGCGGCGCATCCCGGTGCAGTACGCGAAGCGGATGGTCGGTCGGAAGATGTACGGCGGCACCTCGACGTACCTGCCACTGAAGGTCAACCAGGCCGGCGTCATCCCCGTCATCTTCGCGACCTCGCTGCTCTACATCCCCACCCTGCTGATCAACCTGATGGGCGTCACCTACGACCCGCAGACCAACCAGGCCACCGGTGGCGGCTGGAAGCAGTGGGTGAGTTTCTACGTCATCAGCCCGAGCAGCTGGGTGCACATCCTGCTGTACTTCGCGATGATCATCTTCTTCACCTACTTCTATGTCGGGATCACGTTCAACCCCACCGAGCGGGCCGACGACCTGAAGAAGTACGGCGGCTTCATCCCCGGCATCCGTCCTGGACGCCCCACGGCGGAGTACCTGCAGTTCGTGCTCAGCCGGATCACCTTCCCCGGCTCGATCTACCTCGGCATCGTGGCGATCCTGCCCAACCTGTTCCTCGAGCTGACCGACCAGGGCAACAACCAGAACTTCCCGTTCGGCGGTACAGCAGTGCTCATCATGGTCGGTGTCGGGCTCGACACCGTGAAGCAGATCGAGTCGCAGCTGATGCAGCGGAACTACGAGGGCTTCCTGAAGTGA